A segment of the Candidatus Nanopelagicales bacterium genome:
GGCCGCAACCAACCCGGCTACCTCTGGGGGAGCCAGGCTGGTGGCGACAGTAGGTCCGAGCGCGACCCGCGCGGCCCGTAGTCGGGAGCCGGAGAACGAGGCGATGCAGATCCGGTCACCGGTGTTGGTTCGGCGAATCGCTTCCACGAATGGAGTCAGGGTGTGGTCATCTTTGACGTCGATGTTGATGCGAGCGTCGGGGAACTCCTCCAGTAACTCCTCCAGCAACATCACGTTGTCGGCGCCGCCAATCTTGGCTCGGCGGACCTCGGAGTACGGCAGCGCTCGGATTCGGCCGACTCGGTCGGTGACACGATTGAGCGTCGCATCGTGAAAGACCATGACGCGGCCGTCGGAGGTCGCCCGCACATCGGTTTCCAGATATCGCAGCCCGAGGGCGGTCGAATTACGGAATGCGGTCAAGGAGTTCTCGGGTGCTTCGCGTCCACCTCCGCGATGCGCCAACGCAACGGGGTGAGGCGCTTGCACAAATGGATGACGTGGACGCGACACACCAAGAGGGTATGTCACGTGGCTAGGGAAGCTCGACCACGCCCGAGGCCGTCACCTGCAGGTTGCGGACCCCATCCGGCGTGGTCACGACGATCTGCGCACCGGCGGCATTGAGGTTGCCGGTTGCACTAACCGCATGGGGATCAACTCCTGCGCCCCGCGGGATCAGTACCGTGACGAGTCGCTGCCGACCGGCGCGCGCCGCCACGTGCACCGATGGGCTCCGAACCAGTTCGCCATACTTCTGGGAGTTCCAACCGCGCCACGGGTTACGACTTCCGGCAACCGACGAGTAGCTAGGCTGACTGCCAATGCTCACGATGGACAGATTTGCGCCCGCGCCGCTCGTCGTGGCAGTTCCGGCACCCACTGCGACCGACCTGTCGCGACCGAGGTTCCAGTTCTGGAAGACGGTGCGCGTCTTCGATGAAGTGATGTCGTCTTGAACGACGAAGAACCCCCCGACCCGGTCGTACCAAATGATCCGTTGCAATCCGACCCCGCGGTAGGTGTAGTCACGCAGCCGAACAAAGTCACCGGCGAGGCTGGATGAGGCAACATCAACGCGAGGCGNNNNNNNNNNNNNNNNNNNNNNNNNNNNNNNNNNNNNNNNNNNNNNNNNNNNNNNNNNNNNNNNNNNNNNNNNNNNNNNNNNNNNNNNNNNNNNNNNNNNAACGAACAGCCAACCGCAAAGATCCCCGCTGCCTGGTGGAAGGAGGCGTTATTGACCGAGCGCCAACGCTTCGCGGCAACCCGACCCTGCTCCCGCATTGCCTTGACCAGGAAACGCCGGTGCGGTGCTGGCCCGGCAAGAGCGCACGAGAGCGTCAACATGCGGAAGCCGCTTTCGATCTGTCCGTAGAAGTCAGATTGGCGCGGCCGATGCGGGGGATTGTTGCGGATCCAGTCCTCCACCAGGTAGTAGAACCGCCGCACCATCGCTCGATTGCCGGTCTTCATGCCGACACGCAGCAACGGCATCGTCCAATGCAATGACCCCATCAAGCCGTTGCCGCTGGTGTCCAAGCTTGCCTGCCGGCGCCACGACGGGTTCTTGCTCAGGCGCATGATTCCGAATGGGCGGATCTGTCCGGTGCCCCGCATGATCGACCGAGCCATCTCGTAATCGTCGCTCTCAGGCCCCCAGTTGCCCTGTTGGCACTGTCCGCGGGCGCGACGTCCGAAGCCGCTGCGCGGGACGACGGGGTTGAGTTCAGCCCAGGTAGGCAGCCGACCTGGCGCGAGTTCGGCGGCATCGTCGCCTGGATCACCATTGGCTGACCGAGCCACTGCGGGTGCCGTTGGCAGCGCCGGAGCGGTCGCGTGGGCGACCGCATCGGGCACCAGCAATGCGCAGGCGGTCACCGTCGCGATGACAGCACCGAGTCGAAGTCGGCGCGCAGAACTCCGCGAAGGTGTGACGGGGGGCATCACTTCACAGTAGGCACAAGCATGCCGACATGCAGCGGATAGCCCAAAACGGACGGTGAGTAACCGCACGCTTTGTGGTGATCCGGTGGCAAGACGTACCAGGTCACTCCGAGGTCTACTCGACCTCTCACTGGCTATCGTAGCTAGCCGATAATGTGCATTATGTCAGTTGCACCTCCCCAACCCTGGTGCCCTTGCGCGCGGCGCAGATCGGGCGCAGTGGTCAGTCCGCACTCGTCGGCTCACCCACGTGGCCTGGTTCCCGGAGCAACCAGAAGAATCGGGATGGCTTGTTCAGCAGGTTTGCCCAGCCAAGTACAGGCACCCTGGTAACCAGTACCGCGTCACCTGCTCGCAGCACCGGCGTCTCGTTGCCAAGGTCGACTTTCACCAGGCCCGAAGCCACCAGGATCGCTTCAGCATCTTTGTGCGGACTGCGCGGCGCACCCGATTCGCCGGGCCCGAGCTCGACGAGGTAACCCCGGAGGCCGTGGTTTGGGTGATCGAACATCGGCGTGACACCAGCGCGTGTTGGCAGGGTGTCGTAACGGGCGAGGATGTAGTCACCGGCGGTTCGGTTGGAAAGGATCTCGTCGATGCTGATTTGCAGATTCTGTGAGAGGCGCAGGAGAGTATCGAGGCCCAGCCCCCTCATGCCCGCCTCAGCTTGAGAGATCGCGCTGGGACTTACCGCAGCCAGCCTGCCGAGGTCGGCTTGGGTCAAATCCCGGTCGGTTCGGATTTTCCGCAGCCCAGCGGCGAGACGTCCGATTACCTTCTCTGGGCCAAGGCGCAGTTGGCCATCGTTCGTGTCCGCGCTGACGATCTTTCCTTCGACATTGGGCCTACGTTCTGCCTTGATCACGCGTAGCACTCCGCTGCGGATTTCGAGAACGGATTGCGTCAGCCTTCGGATGGCTTCGATGACGTTCGGCGCGGAGTTGCGGCTGATTCGCCAGTATGCGATTGCACCGAGACCGAACAACACCGGACACGTTCGAGTGAACAACTCGATGGCGCCCTCGGGGCCAAACCGTTCGGCAACGGCGTCGAGGCCATCGACGACGATCCGTGCATGTGGACGCGAACCCCTCTCGACGACCGCACGGACGAATGAACCGGGATCCGCAAGTGTCTGCCCCCCGCGAGCATCGAGGATCTCGACGCCTTTGGGCAGTTTTCGAGCGGCCTGTTCTGGCGCCTGAGTCAGTGTCACGTAGGTGGCCGACTCGCCAGGTCCCGCTCCTGCAAGCAGTGGCCGTGAAACGATGTCGAATGTGGTCGGTTCGGCGACCCAGACGACGTTGTCCCCCACGAGGATTCCGCCACCGAGGAGATCGTCGAGTCCAGGCACTCCACTGCTAACAATCAGCACGAGTTGCCACCCAATCTATTAGCCATGCTTATGTATTATTGTGGGTTCTGAAAGTAAATGTAACTGTCTTGCAGAGACGGGGCAAGTCGCTGCGGCCGCCCCGTCTCGCCAAAGACGGGAGATCCAAATGACAACGCAACTTTCATCCATGTTCCCAACTTCGAGCTTGTTGACCCCGGAGGGGATTCGGGAGCGTCTCGAATCTGACCTAGTCGTTGAGCGACGCGCGCAGCACTCCGTGGCTGTGGTGCTGGCAGATGCCCCAGAGGGTGTAGATCTTGAAGTCCACGCCCAAACGGCGGATGCCCGTCGCCAACGAATTGAGGAACTTGAGGCCGCTTTGGGGCGCCTGGAGGCGGGCCAATACGGGCAGTGCGAACGATGCTCACGGCCCGTCGCTGCGGAACGGCTCGAGTACCTGCCCCATGCCCGCTATTGCGTCGCCTGTCAGGGAGCAGCAGACATGGGAGTTGCCAACTGACCGTCTTTCGACCGCGCTTGAGTGGGACGGTAGACATCGCTGCGAAAATGGCAGCTGTGACCGATCGCGAGTACGTCGGGGACGAGGCGTTGGCGTGGCTACAGCGCTGGGAAGACGCAGGCGGCACATGGCGGATTCTCGCCAGAGACCGCCAGTCTGTGGCCGTGTCGCTGCTGCGCTGCGACGGCGGTGAGGAGGCAGACCGCTTCACCTCCGACGGTCCGCGACTCTTGGCATTCATTGATGGTCGAGGCGGCAACTGATGTCCGACTCCTGGGCGTTGGAAAGCCCTGAGGGCTCATCGGGAGCTCGAGCCGCGAGCGTCCCCCCGGGCACTGGCTGGCCTGGCGATGTCGCCGATGCCGCCACTGCCGTGGCGCACAACTCCCGCGACGTCCAGCGCCTTGCCAAGCAGTCGTCGAACCTTGCCGAGCTAGATGCCCGCATCAGCGTGTGCCGGGCCTGTCCCAGGCTGGTTCGTTGGCGTGAGGACGTCGCTGTGACCAGGCGAGCCTCCTTTGAGGACCAGCAATACTGGGGCCGACCAGTGACCGGATTTGGACCGGCCGATGCGTCCATCGCAATCGTGGGTCTGGCACCAGCCGCCCACGGCGGGAACCGCACCGGACGGGTGTTCACCGGAGACCCATCCGGTGACTGGCTATTTGCCGCCCTCCATCGCGTTGGACTGGCCAACCAATCTGAATCGGTGGCAGCCGACGACGGCTTGCAGCTGCATCGAACGCGCATTCTCGCGGCGGTGCGCTGCGCGCCGCCACAGAACAAGCCAACGACGCAAGAACGCGATCGTTGCGCGCCGTGGCTGCATACCGAACTTCAGCTGCTCAGTCCCTCTTTGCGGGTGCTGGTCGCGCTAGGCGCTTTCGCATGGCAAGCCGCCTTCAGCTCGTTGGCAGCCGTCGGAATCGCCGAGTTACCTGGTCGGCGCCCACGCTTCGGCCACGGAGTTGAGGCGACGTGTGGACCTATCACGGTGGTGGGTTCGTACCACCCAAGCCAGCGCAACACATCGACCCACCGGCTCACGCGCCAAATGCTCGACGACGTCTTGGGGCGGGCAGCGACTCTCGGTAGAGCGGCGGAATAGTGAGCGCTGTCAGGCCTGCGACGAGGCTTGCGCTTCGATCGTCGCCAGCCGCTGCTGTGCCTTGACGAGCTTCTGCTTCTGCTCATCCACTTCGACCTTCGCCGCTTGCAGTTCGTCTGCTGCGCGCTTGCGGGCCGCTGCCATCTGGTCCAAGAGATCAACCGCGCGGTTGACCGCCTTGTTCTTGCGGTTGCCGGCGTAGCCCGAATACGACGTGACCATCGCGTAGCCAATCGGGTCGCCCGATTCGATTGCTTCGACGTTGGAGGCAATTTCCGGCTCGATGCCTGCGATATACATCGATCGGGCCAGCTCCCCCAGTTGCGCTTGTGCGCCTTTGACCTCGGCGGCACGCCTCGCGAAGGCCGTATCGGTACGAATCTGATCGGCCTGCGCTCGGCTCACCCGGTCCTGTGCACTCGCCACTGCCTGGGTGGATTCTTCAACCCTGATCTTGGCGTCGTTGCGGTCTCGATCAAAACCTTGCGCCCACGCAAGACAACTACCGTCGATCGCAGCCACCGGATCGGCGAATTTGGTCCCCCACACCGACTTCCCCACTGCATCGATGACGCCGACAGGGTCGTTTCCGCTTGCGAGTGCGAGGCGAATATCGTCGTAGTAGGGCAGCGCGAGCGTGCCCACTGTCGCTGCCAACCCGGTATTCCAGTTCGGGTAGTTGCGAACCCCGACGGAATTGAAGATTGAGTCCCCCGGCATCGACTGCGTCGTGTTCAGCGGATTGAACCGCGATGATCCAGCAACAAAGTGCCCGCCCTCGGCCCTTTCCCAGGCGATCGCGGCACAGACGTTGTCGCCGGTTACCGGCCAGTTTCCGCGATTGAGTAGCGCGACGGCGAATTCTCCGGGCGTGCCGATCTCGGGTTCTGGTTGATTCGAGGTTGTGCTACTGCCGGTGGTTGGCGGCGGGTCCACGGCCGGCTGTCCGACGGCTTGGGCCGAACCTAGTGGTCCAGCCACCAGGCCGATGGCAATTATCGTGGTGGCCAAGCCCGCGCGGCGATGATTGCGCGTGCTCCCCACGTTGCCTCCATCGCTCGTCGTCCGCCGGTCGTCGCTCGTAGGCGACGGGGCCGCGCTTCGATCGTGTCGCGCAGTCACCCGCCCGAGCAGTATCCAACAGATTTGCCAAACGTGCTTGACGACGAATCAGGTCGATCGTTGTCTTGAGCCACCGCAGCAGGTAGTCGCGGACTTCCAACGCCGGCCCCGTCGGAGCAGACCGCGGGCAGGTTGGCTAGTGGTCCCGCTAGACGTGACTGGAATCGGTGTCGGACGTCCGCAGATCGACCGACTCCTCCTCGACACCTCGACGTTGGGTGTGCAGCGCGCGGAGCTGT
Coding sequences within it:
- a CDS encoding uracil-DNA glycosylase; translation: MSDSWALESPEGSSGARAASVPPGTGWPGDVADAATAVAHNSRDVQRLAKQSSNLAELDARISVCRACPRLVRWREDVAVTRRASFEDQQYWGRPVTGFGPADASIAIVGLAPAAHGGNRTGRVFTGDPSGDWLFAALHRVGLANQSESVAADDGLQLHRTRILAAVRCAPPQNKPTTQERDRCAPWLHTELQLLSPSLRVLVALGAFAWQAAFSSLAAVGIAELPGRRPRFGHGVEATCGPITVVGSYHPSQRNTSTHRLTRQMLDDVLGRAATLGRAAE
- a CDS encoding helix-turn-helix domain-containing protein produces the protein MLIVSSGVPGLDDLLGGGILVGDNVVWVAEPTTFDIVSRPLLAGAGPGESATYVTLTQAPEQAARKLPKGVEILDARGGQTLADPGSFVRAVVERGSRPHARIVVDGLDAVAERFGPEGAIELFTRTCPVLFGLGAIAYWRISRNSAPNVIEAIRRLTQSVLEIRSGVLRVIKAERRPNVEGKIVSADTNDGQLRLGPEKVIGRLAAGLRKIRTDRDLTQADLGRLAAVSPSAISQAEAGMRGLGLDTLLRLSQNLQISIDEILSNRTAGDYILARYDTLPTRAGVTPMFDHPNHGLRGYLVELGPGESGAPRSPHKDAEAILVASGLVKVDLGNETPVLRAGDAVLVTRVPVLGWANLLNKPSRFFWLLREPGHVGEPTSAD
- a CDS encoding TraR/DksA C4-type zinc finger protein, whose amino-acid sequence is MFPTSSLLTPEGIRERLESDLVVERRAQHSVAVVLADAPEGVDLEVHAQTADARRQRIEELEAALGRLEAGQYGQCERCSRPVAAERLEYLPHARYCVACQGAADMGVAN
- a CDS encoding glycerophosphodiester phosphodiesterase: MSRPRHPFVQAPHPVALAHRGGGREAPENSLTAFRNSTALGLRYLETDVRATSDGRVMVFHDATLNRVTDRVGRIRALPYSEVRRAKIGGADNVMLLEELLEEFPDARINIDVKDDHTLTPFVEAIRRTNTGDRICIASFSGSRLRAARVALGPTVATSLAPPEVAGLVAASRLGPFARLASVALPSNAACVQVPVRQGRVPIVTHSFISEAHRRGLAVHVWTINDEPTMNRLLDMGVDGLVTDRPTLLRSVLQSRGQWGTRAIG